Genomic segment of Sulfolobales archaeon:
TTGAATAGCTTTTGGAGACCGCTCCTCTCCTCGTTCAACCCGCTAGCAACATCTGTTATCATATCAACTACTTTATAGCCCTTGGCTGAGCAGTAGCTCCTCAACCTCTCAATCTGCCTCTCCAGAATACTCTTCTGCTTGTCCGATGAAACCCTAGCATAGATGACTGCCCTAACCTCCCTAGGTTGAGCACCATACAAGAATCTCTTAACCTCGCTTTCGGGAATCATCCAGAGCTTGCCAATCCTAACAGCTCTAATTCTACCCTGTCTAATCCACTTCTTAACAGCACTAACACTAATATTGAGAAACTCGGCAACCTCTCTAGTTCTATAGAGCTTCTCGCTCACGCTAGTACCTCTAGTATATCCAAGTATCTATAATAGCTAGGGTACTTAAAAGCTTTATGTTAAGCTAATAGTCTGCTGAGTACCTAATATTTACTGAGACGTTTTTCCCAAGCTCTTCTTTGATCATGGATTCGAGCTTAGATACTATTTCATGGGCTTTGCTAACATCTAGATTTCTCGGCATTGTGCATATTATATCGATGACCATGCCTCCCCTTATATAGAGGGCTCTAACGCCTCTTAGCCTTATATTTTCTCTCAGCATCTGCTCCTTCTC
This window contains:
- a CDS encoding IS607 family transposase → MSEKLYRTREVAEFLNISVSAVKKWIRQGRIRAVRIGKLWMIPESEVKRFLYGAQPREVRAVIYARVSSDKQKSILERQIERLRSYCSAKGYKVVDMITDVASGLNEERSGLQKLFNMVVGKQVDVVVVEFRDRLARFGFEYLRRFFESHGVVIEVVEESEKSYEEELIEDFISIITSLAARIYGRRSQRFRKIKKLVEEMIYGAG